In the genome of Sander vitreus isolate 19-12246 chromosome 13, sanVit1, whole genome shotgun sequence, one region contains:
- the trpc6a gene encoding short transient receptor potential channel 6a, whose translation MNNRPPVVHHNSRPAGYTDSPRARSRDNLLMYDDFGEENCCSGRCLSHSSSERQLMAPLSAVKRRQALRGPAYMFSAPSISPSEVEQRFLEAAEYGNIPEVRRMLLHVPDLNVNAVDYMGQNALQLAVANEHLEVTELLLGRADLARVGDALLLAISKGYVRITEALLCHPAFRDAHRLTASPAQADMLDDFYAYDEDGTRFSHDVTPVILAAHCQEYEIVHTLLSKGARIDPPHDYFCGCDSCNYQQQFDSFSHSRSRINAYRGLASPAYLSLSNEDPVLAALELSNELAMLANIEKEFKNDYCCLSSQCKNYVVGLLDLCRSTEEVDAILSGETDSEDSYDLPGRPSLTRLKLAIKYELKKFVAHPNCQQQLLSIWYENMPGLRQQTTAVKLLVVLAVAIGLPGLAVAYWIAPCSRMGKVMRSPFMKFVAHASSFTIFLGLLILNAADRFAGTILLPNMTHHHLPEGVNLNSDPLLLYRMTTTPFTWMEIFIISWVIGMIWAEVKEIWSLGPGEYLMEPWNFLDFGMLAIFLASFSCRFSTLRHADLAQTYVHTHYTTLINVTLPPEIHYFTLARIYWLPSDPQLVSEGLYAVAVVLSFSRIAYILPANESFGPLQISLGRTVKDIFKFMVIFILVFLAFMIGMFNLYSYYLGAKQNDAFTTLEESFKTLFWAIFGLSEVKSVVINNGHKFIENIGYVLYGVYNVTMVIVLLNMLIAMINSSFQEIEDDADVEWKFARAKLWFSYFEEGRTLPVPFNLVPSPKSMLGLVTAIKSLLLQYVARHNEEKTETQLNQLGVGKNSGFGASISSSRYQMIMKRLIKRYIIKAQADKESDEITEGELKEIKQDISSLRYELLEEKSQNLETMDGLLRRLGEISTPSAASVALPV comes from the exons ATGAACAACAGACCGCCAGTAGTTCATCACAACAGCCGACCTGCAGGTTATACCGACAGCCCCAGGGCTCGGAGCCGTGATAACCTTCTGATGTACGATGACTTTGGAGAGGAAAACTGTTGCTCTGGACGATGCCTCAG CCACAGCAGCTCTGAGAGACAGCTCATGGCTCCTCTCAGTGCTGTTAAACGACGCCAGGCTCTTCGTGGTCCAGCCTACATGTTCTCTGCTCCCTCAATCAGCCCGTCAGAGGTCGAGCAGCGTTTCCTGGAGGCAGCTGAATACGGCAACATACCAGAGGTGCGGCGTATGCTGCTCCATGTGCCCGACTTGAACGTCAACGCTGTGGACTACATGGGCCAGAATGCATTGCAGCTGGCTGTAGCCAACGAACATCTGGAGGTGACGGAGCTGCTGCTGGGGAGGGCAGATTTGGCCAGAGTGGGTGACGCCCTCCTGTTAGCCATCA gTAAAGGTTATGTCCGTATCACAGAGGCCCTCTTATGCCACCCAGCGTTTAGAGATGCCCATCGTCTGACAGCGAGCCCTGCTCAAGCCGACATGTTGGATGACTTTTACGCTTACGATGAGGATGGGACAAG GTTCTCTCACGATGTTACTCCCGTAATCCTTGCAGCGCACTGCCAGGAGTACGAGATAGTTCACACCCTCCTGAGTAAAGGAGCTCGCATCGATCCTCCTCATGATTACTTCTGTGGCTGTGACTCCTGTAACTACCAGCAGCAGTTTGACTCCTTCAGCCACTCGCGATCAAGGATCAATGCCTACAGAGGACTCGCTAGTCCTGCTTACCTCTCCCTGTCCAATGAGGACCCAGTGCTGGCTGCCCTGGAGCTTAGCAATGAGCTGGCCATGCTGGCTAATATTGAGAAGGAATTTAAG AACGACTACTGCTGTCTGTCGAGCCAGTGTAAGAACTATGTGGTGGGCCTTCTGGATCTGTGTCGCAGCACGGAGGAGGTGGATGCCATACTGAGCGGAGAAACTGACTCTGAAGACAGTTATGATCTACCAGGGCGCCCCTCCCTCACACGGCTCAAATTAGCCATCAAATACGAACTCAAAAAG TTTGTGGCTCATCCGAACtgccagcagcagctgctgagtATCTGGTATGAGAATATGCCCGGCCTGAGACAACAAACCACTGCTGTCAAACTGCTGGTGGTGCTGGCGGTGGCTATAGGACTGCCTGGACTGGCTGTGGCCTACTGGATTGCTCCGTGCAGCAGA ATGGGGAAAGTGATGCGTAGCCCCTTCATGAAGTTTGTCGCTCATGCCTCGTCCTTCACAATTTTTCTGGGTCTTTTGATCCTGAATGCTGCCGACCGTTTCGCAGGCACCATCCTTTTGCCAAACATGACCCACCATCATCTCCCAGAAGGTGTCAACCTAAACTCTGACCCGCTGCTGCTCTACCGCATGACCACGACACCCTTCACATGGATGGAGATCTTCATCATTTCATGGGTCATAG GTATGATCTGGGCTGAGGTGAAGGAGATCTGGAGTCTAGGGCCTGGGGAGTACCTGATGGAACCGTGGAACTTCCTGGATTTTGGGATGCTGGCGATCTTCCTCGCCTCCTTCAGCTGCCGCTTCTCCACTCTAAGACATGCTGACTTAGCCCAGAcctatgtacacacacactacacgacACTGATTAATGTCACACTTCCTCCTGAGATACACTACTTCACACTGG CACGAATCTACTGGTTGCCGTCAGATCCCCAGCTGGTATCGGAGGGCCTCTATGCGGTGGCAGTGGTGCTGAGCTTCTCTCGGATCGCGTACATCCTCCCAGCCAACGAGAGCTTCGGTCCACTGCAGATCTCTCTAGGAAGGACTGTCAAGGACATCTTCAAGTTCATGGTCATCTTTATCTTGGTCTTTCTGGCGTTCATGATTGGCATGTTCAACCTGTACTCTTATTACCTGGGGGCGAAGCAGAATGACGCATTCACCAC CCTGGAGGAGAGCTTCAAGACGTTGTTCTGGGCTATATTTGGACTGTCTGAGGTCAAGTCTGTCGTGATCAATAACGGACACAAATTCATTGAGAACATTGGTTACGTGCTGTACGGGGTTTACAACGTTACCATGGTGATAGTGCTGCTCAACATGCTCATTGCCATGATTAATAGTTCCTTCCAGGAGATTGAG GATGATGCTGATGTTGAGTGGAAGTTTGCTCGGGCGAAACTTTGGTTCTCCTACTTTGAGGAGGGAAGGACGCTCCCTGTGCCCTTTAACCTGGTCCCCAGTCCAAAATCTATGCTGGGACTGGTTACAGCTATCAAGTCCCTGCTCCTGCAGTATGTGGCAAGACACAATGAGGAGAAGACTGAGACACAGCTCAACCAG CTTGGAGTAGGCAAAAATTCAGGATTTGGTGCTTCCATCAGCTCATCCAGATATCAG ATGATCATGAAGCGTCTGATAAAGCGCTACATCATCAAAGCCCAAGCAGACAAAGAGAGTGACGAGATCACTGAAG gTGAGTTAAAAGAGATTAAGCAGGACATCTCCAGTCTGCGATATGAGCTGCTGGAGGAGAAATCACAGAACTTGGAGACAATGGACGGACTGCTGAGGAGGCTGGGAGAGATCAGCACACCTTCAGCAGCTTCAGTAGCACTACCAGTCTAG